Genomic window (Prochlorococcus marinus str. GP2):
TAATTAATGGTGATGATTATTGGGTATCTCAAGTTTTTGACAGCATTTGGCCCTTTAAAACTTTCCCGAACATTAATTTTGATAATAAAAAATTTTTAGATATTGGATCTGGCTGTGGCTTCCCGGGTTTAGCTTATGCCATAATTCATCCTACTTCAGAAATATACTTAGTTGATTCTTCCAAAAAGAAAACAGATGCACTAAAACACTTAATTAAAGAGATCAATTTCAAAAACAATATTCATGTAATTAATGATCGTATTGAGAACTTAGCCCATCAATCGTCAATGAGAAATAGTTTTAATATAGCTACTACTAGAGCAGTGAGTAATCCATCAACAGTTTCAGAATATATACTACCAATGCTAAAAAAAGAGGGAATAGGAGTTTTATATTGTGGAAAATGGAATGATGAAGAAAGTAAAAATCTAGATAAAACTTTAGAAATATTAGAAGGAAAATTTAAAGAGAAAAAGAAGATTTTATTACCAAAAAGTAAAGGCACCCGAAATATTATTCTTATTGAACCTAAAAATCTTTGCCCTGAAATTTACCCTAGAAAAGTCGGTAAACCAGAGAAAAATCCATTATAAAATTATTTTTTTGATAATCTTTTAGCAACGTTATCACCAAACTTTTCTTTTAAAGTTCTTAATTTTCTTATAACTTTTTTTGGATTGATATGGCCTTCTAAAACTTTCAATAATTGTCCTTCAGAAACATCCTCATCAAGTAAATTAGCGTTACATCCTGGAAACCAATGACTTCCATTACCAAGCAATTGATATCTTGCTCTTGCAAATCCTTCCATATCCAACCAATCTATTAAATTTGAAAGCCAGAGCAGAACTGGAATATTAATATTTCCTGGGGTATATTCCCAACTGGGTAAATTTCTATTCCAATTTTGATTCCACTCTAAACCTAAAGCATTAATTGATTCCTGCCTCAATCTGTCTAATATCTTTGGAACATATCTCTCAGATTCTGATAACAAAGAGACTGCTTCTAAATGAAGATCAAAATCTGCCTCTTTTGCAATACCCACACTCAGAGTATGGACGTTTTGATTTCTTAAGCAAAAAAGATCATTAAAAACTATAGGATGAAGTGGACTACAAAGTTCCAACATTTTTGTTGAAGGTGTATGAAGATGTCCCCCTTTATCAGTGGGGCTTATAATAAATACCCCAAGATCATGCTTTTTTGCTAAATTTATAACCTTTGTGTTTTCTTGATTTATGAAATACCAGTGCAAATTTACATAATCAAATAAGTTGGTTGATATAACCTTCTCAATAAGCGAAGATCTTCCATGGGTCGAAAATCCAATAGATCCAATTAAATTTTCTTTTTGCATCTTCCTTAAAATTTCAATACAGCCTCCATCTTTAATAGTTTGATGTAAATGTTCATTGGTATTAATGCCATGTATTGCTAGTAAATCAATTCTTTTAACTTTCAATTTCTCAAGACTTGTCAGAACATCTCTCTTAAAAATTTTGGGATCACTGTTTGGTGGAATCTTCGTTTGAATAATATTTGGGATTTTTTTAATATTTTTAAAACCCATTCCTAATTGCACCTCAGAAGTTCCGTAATACTTAGCAGTTTCTACATGACTTAAGCCATATTTGTTTGCCAGATTTAAAATATTTTCAACTTTAGTTTGTTCTTCATTTGAAATCTCTGAAAAGTCTAATTGATCCCAACTTTTTTGAAATCTCATGCCACCCAAAGACAAAATAGGAATCTTTAGATTGGTTCGACCAAATCTCCGATATTCCATTTTTTCAAATTAATGCTTATTCATTCTTGGAGGTTTTCCAAATGATTGGAACATATCCCTATCTAGACTATTTTCCAAATCATCCAATTCTTCAAACTTGACCCAGTGAATACAATCAACAGGGCATGTATCTATCGCTTCTTGTATAACATCAGAACTATCTCCGTCTTGTCTCACAGCTCGACTTCTACCATGAAATTCATCAACTATGAAAGTGTTTGAAGCTACGTGTATACAGTATTGACAGCCAATACATTTAGCTTCATCAACCCATACAGCTTTCTCAGCTAGCTGACCACCTAATACAGGCTCCCACCCTGTAATTTCAATATTTTCTTCAGGATTATTAAATGGATCTGTAAAATCCATATTCTGATATCAGCTATCCCACTTGGTTAAAACCAACTCGATGGAACCATCATTTTTGTTTTTTTGTTCAACAATTTGGTATCCATCTTCTTTTGTTTTGGAAATAATTGTTTCGTAAGCATACATTTGAGTAACCTTAGATATAAATCTTTCAACTGGAATCTCAAATTTCCATAAATCAAGATCAGTAACTAATTCATAAGAATTTGAATTATTATCCCATTTAAAACCCA
Coding sequences:
- the rsmG gene encoding 16S rRNA (guanine(527)-N(7))-methyltransferase RsmG translates to MKKQNIPEEIFSLITEEEIIMFQELQIKIKELNHKTNLTRLINGDDYWVSQVFDSIWPFKTFPNINFDNKKFLDIGSGCGFPGLAYAIIHPTSEIYLVDSSKKKTDALKHLIKEINFKNNIHVINDRIENLAHQSSMRNSFNIATTRAVSNPSTVSEYILPMLKKEGIGVLYCGKWNDEESKNLDKTLEILEGKFKEKKKILLPKSKGTRNIILIEPKNLCPEIYPRKVGKPEKNPL
- a CDS encoding aldo/keto reductase, with protein sequence MEYRRFGRTNLKIPILSLGGMRFQKSWDQLDFSEISNEEQTKVENILNLANKYGLSHVETAKYYGTSEVQLGMGFKNIKKIPNIIQTKIPPNSDPKIFKRDVLTSLEKLKVKRIDLLAIHGINTNEHLHQTIKDGGCIEILRKMQKENLIGSIGFSTHGRSSLIEKVISTNLFDYVNLHWYFINQENTKVINLAKKHDLGVFIISPTDKGGHLHTPSTKMLELCSPLHPIVFNDLFCLRNQNVHTLSVGIAKEADFDLHLEAVSLLSESERYVPKILDRLRQESINALGLEWNQNWNRNLPSWEYTPGNINIPVLLWLSNLIDWLDMEGFARARYQLLGNGSHWFPGCNANLLDEDVSEGQLLKVLEGHINPKKVIRKLRTLKEKFGDNVAKRLSKK
- a CDS encoding ferredoxin; translated protein: MDFTDPFNNPEENIEITGWEPVLGGQLAEKAVWVDEAKCIGCQYCIHVASNTFIVDEFHGRSRAVRQDGDSSDVIQEAIDTCPVDCIHWVKFEELDDLENSLDRDMFQSFGKPPRMNKH
- a CDS encoding DUF1257 domain-containing protein; the protein is MSHFSTIKTQLKEAEPLIKALNNLGYLINQEEKFVRGYRGKFTAVDISMNLPGDTKVGFKWDNNSNSYELVTDLDLWKFEIPVERFISKVTQMYAYETIISKTKEDGYQIVEQKNKNDGSIELVLTKWDS